One segment of Panicum virgatum strain AP13 chromosome 3K, P.virgatum_v5, whole genome shotgun sequence DNA contains the following:
- the LOC120699859 gene encoding serine/arginine-rich SC35-like splicing factor SCL30: MRRYSPPYRSPPRRGYGGRGRSPPPRRGYGGRKEGTGSLLVRNIPLSVRAEDLRVPFERFGPVRDVYIPKDYYSGEPRGFAFVEFVDPYDASEAQYHMNRQVFFGREITVVLAAESRKRPDEMRSRARVRGYSGHEGRRSSYYGRSRSRSRSPRFRGRPRSRSYSPAPRRRDDYSLSPRRKEAQDASPPRRPPKELDEDKRRSYSPASRDDADNGYEKRSPPPDSDGSPPHRRSPKFSASPPGSRSRSADESPARSD, translated from the exons ATGAGGAGATACAGCCCCCCATATCGCAGCCCCCCCAGGAGGGGATATGGTGGCAGAGGAAGAAGCCCCCCACCTAGGAGGGGATATGGAGGACGGAAGGAGGGTACTGGAAGTCTTTTAGTCCGCAATATCCCATTAAGCGTCAG AGCGGAGGATCTTCGAGTTCCTTTTGAAAGGTTTGGTCCTGTCCGGGATGTTTACATTCCAAAGGACTATTATAGTGG GGAGCCTCGAGGATTTGCATTTGTGGAGTTTGTTGATCCTTATGATGCCTCAGAGGCCCAGTATCACATGAATCGCCAGGTTTTCTTTGGTCGGGAGATAACTGTTGTTCTTGCTGCTGAGTCACGAAAAAGGCCAGATGAAATGCGCAGCAGAGCTAGAGTCAG GGGTTACTCTGGTCATGAAGGCCGACGCTCTTCTTATTATG GGCGGTCTCGTTCCCGTTCCCGCTCTCCACGCTTTCGGGGCCGTCCTCGGTCAAG atcATACTCACCTGCTCCAAGGAGGCGAGATGATTACTCCCTTTCTCCAAGGAGAAAGGAGGCACAAGACGCGTCTCCTCCTAGGCGCCCACCAAAGGAGCTTGATGAAGATAAGAGGAGATCCTATTCTCCTGCCAGTAGAGATGATGCTGATAATGGTTATGAGAA GAGGTCGCCCCCACCAGACAGCGACGGATCACCTCCGCACCGGAGGTCTCCCAAGTTCTCAGCCTCGCCTCCTGGATCCCGCTCCAGGTCTGCCGACGAGTCTCCTGCCCGCAGCGACTGA